Genomic window (Melioribacteraceae bacterium):
AAATTATTTCAGTAGTATTATTTCGCATTTTGGGATTCAAGATTCAAGCCGTTATGATGTGAAGGTAAAATTTTATGGAGGTAAAACGGTTTATGTTCAGAATTTGACCCCCGGACAAACAATTAAGGTGAAGGAAGAAAACAATATATATGCTACCATAATTAACTTACCTGGTACTCTTTTTCGGTTTTTCTCGACTACCGAGATTCAAATCTATATGGTACTAATTACTATCTCCTTCGGGATTTTTCTTTTTGGATTGAAATATGGGTACAAGGTTTACGGATGGGACACTAAATCGGTAGTAATTTTATCTGTAACTAATATATCCGCATTTTGGATAATAACAACAATTACTTCACTTCAAACAAATATGATTATTAAATATGGATTACCTGCATCGGTAATGTTTATTGGTACAGCAATTCCCCTCTATATTTCATTTCTTCAGAGAGAGAAACCTCTCACTCCTAAAGAGATTGACCAGCATAAGAATAATCTTCTAAAATATAGTATAGCTTTTTTTCACGGTGAATGGGCATTAACCAACTTAAATGGATTAATATTACTCTTTGAAAATCTTCCCATGCCTTTGAGTGAAAATCATAAAATATATGACCAGTTAATCAATCGTATGAATTCTTTTAATTCATTAGCAAATAAGAATTTTCAACGGATGATTGAAACGGCCAAATTAATTCCTCCTTTCTATGATAAAGATGAGCTTAATGAATTGGATGATTCCGAAGTTGAATTGTCTACTGAGATTGATTTATCGCCCCATTCATTATTTCGGAATAGGAACTCGATTTTAAAAAGATTTTATCTGATAAAAAAAATCATTATTTCCATTAGGAATAAAATAGTTAAAGAATATTCTGTTTTACCTGAGGAGGTAATTAACTCAATTGTAAATCCTTTATTAATTGATAATGAAGAGAGTAATATCACAATCACAAAAACAAAAAATTATTCCGAAGAAATATGGGTACTTGCATCGGGTTTCGAATTAGCCGAAGTAATTGGAAACTGTATTCAAAATTCAATTCGGGCAATAGAATTAGACCAGGGTAAGATTGAGATAGAGCTGGAAAAAATTACACCCAAAATTCGAATTGCTATTTCAGATAATGGCAAGGGAATTTCTAAAGAATTATGGGATAAAATATTTGAAAGTGGTTTTACGCAGAATTCCAGTTCTGGTATTGGCTTATTCCAGTCTCGCGAAATATTGAACAAATATGGTGGACGTATATATGTCTCTGAAAGCAAAGCTCATTTTAAAACTACTATTAATATTGAATTAAATGAAGGGATTAAAAATGAAGCCAACACTTCTGCTAGTTGATGATGATAAAAACTTCGCATCTGATTTTATCCTCTTGATGGAAAATGATTTTTTTTGCATCACTAGCAATAACAGTTACGATGGACTCAATATGTTCCATGAAAAGTCTCCTGATGTGGTGCTGCTTGATTTAATGCTTAATGATGGAACAAGCGGGCTAGATTTTCTAAGAAAAATAATGGCTGAAGATGAGAATCTTCCGGTAATTATGATAACAGACTATGCTTCGACCAGTACGGCTGTTGATGCAATTAAATTGGGGGCACTGGACTATATCACAAAAACCCCAAATCTCGATAAATTGAAAGCTCTTGTTGAGCGTTCATTAAAAATGAAGTTGAGAAATATTCATTCTAAATATTTAGAAGAATCGATTAACCTCCCTTATCAAAAAATCATTGGAGAAAGTGAAGCAATAAAAAAATTAAAAGAGCAAATTTATTTGTACTCTCAAAATAATCACACTGTATTAATTACTGGTGATAGTGGTGTTGGTAAAGAGTTGGTGGCACGGCAAATTCATTTTTTAGGCAACAGAAAAAACAAGCCTTTTGTTGCTATAAATTGTTCAGCCATTCCAAAAAACTTAATTGAGAGTGAATTGTTTGGTCATGAAAAAGGCGCATTTACCGGTGCGGTTTCTAAAAAGTTAGGCAAATTTGAAATAGCGTCAGAGGGCACAATATTTCTAGATGAAATCTCTGAACTTGATCCCGATTCACAAGTTAAAATTTTACGCGTTTTGCAGGAAAAGGAATTTGACCGAGTGGGTGGGTTTGCAAGCATAAAAACTAATACGCGAATAATTGCTGCTTCAAATAAAAATTTAAAAAATGAAGTCTTAAGAAAAAATTTCAGAGAAGATTTGTTTTACAGACTTGATGTACTTCCGATCAACGTACCTCTTTTGAAAGAGAGGCGTGAGGACATTCCAATTTTAGCAGAATATTTCCTACGACTGGCTGAGATTGAATTAAAGAAAAAAGACCTTATGTTTTCAGAGGAAGCACTGACCAAAATGACAAATTATGATTGGCCCGGCAATGTTAGAGAATTAAAAAATGTAGTTATACATTCCGCGCTTCTTTCAAACGGAAAAGAAATTAACAGTGCCATTTTAAGAATTGAGTCACCCCAACCTCAAACAAACATAATAGTCCCCAATACTTGGGAAGAAATGGACTTACTGAGAAAGGAGGCTGTGGAAGAAGCTTCAAGAAAAGTTGAAAAAGTTTTTGTTGAGAATTTATTGAAAAAATTTGATGGCAATATTACAAAGGCGGCTGAACATATTGGAATTAGTAGAATCAGTCTTCATAAGATGATACGAAAATGTTTCCCTCATCAAACAGAGACAGAATAATTCTATTTTTTTCCAAAACGGACTGCTAAAAATTCATAAACTGACCCGGGTAATAATCCGACAAATCTTGTAAGCCATACAGTCGGCCAAGGAAATTGAATAATCCGTTTCTCTTTTTTTATTCCCTCAATAATTATTAAAGCGGCTTGCTCTGCACTCATTAACAAAGGCATTTTAAATTCATTTTTATCGGTCATTGGTGTTTTAACAAACCCTGGTTTAATAGTAATTACTTTTATGTTGTAGGGCTTTAACTCAACGCGCAATCCTTCGAGATAAATTGTGGCTGCGGCTTTACTCGCGCAATAAAATCCACTGCCCGAAAATCCACGGTTATCTGCTAAAGAAGAAATGCCGGCAATAATTCCATTTCTGTTTTTTATAAATGCAGGGAGAAGCTGCTCAACCCAATGGATTAATCCAAATACATTAGCTCCAAATGTATTTTCGGCAAAATCGGAATTGTAATTATTAACAGTCACCGGTTGTCCATACCCCGCATTCAATATTGCTATATCAATCTTACCAAATTTATTTATTGATTCTAGATAGGCATAACGAACATCCCCTTTTTTACTTACATCACATTTTAGTATTAGTATTCTTTCTCTATTTAAATGACCGAAATCTTTCTCCATCAGTTCAATGCGGCGTGCAGTCAAAATCAAGTTGCATTCTTCATCAATTAGAATTTTTGCGAGAGCATTACCGATACCGGATGATGCCCCAGTGATTAATATTGTTTTACCTTTGAAGTCCATAATTACCAATTACCCGCTAATTTATATTCTTTTTTTAACCGCAAACTTTCGAACCATTGAATAGCCGCAATTACACTTGGTACGGCTGAAGAAAGATGCGTGCCCCCTTTTACGGTTATCAATTCAACATTTACTCCCTGCGAAACAAAATAATCTCTTGCTCTTTCGGAATTTTCGTATGGTACATATTCATCGGCATCCCCATGAAATAATTTTGTTGGTGTTACCGGTTTAAAATTTAGCAGACTGTTTTCGTTAAACGCGTCTGTTAATAACTTGAACGTCCCATTTAAGTATGAATCTTTAAATGATTGTTTAAAGAGTTGAGCAATATTTGAGGTAAGTTGTGCATTAATTTCGGTAGTGGTTTTTGTTCCATCAAAAAGTGAATTCATTCTTTCTGCATAGGGTGAATTAAAAATGTCTGCTAATTTATTCCAACCGTAAATCTGATCATAAGCAGCCATAAAGTAGGCTAAATATGAAGGTTGGTTGTAAGTTGATTGAGCAATTATTTTTTGAGCTGTCAAATTCAGATCATAAGCTCCAGCCATAGGTGCAGATGCTGCTAGTTTTATCTCGTTTGAATATTTCTTTTCAATTTCCTTTTGGGCAGCCATTGTTACATATCCTCCCTCAGAGTATCCCAGCAAAAAAACCTGCCCGTTAAGGGAAATGTTTTTTGAAGATGCATACGCCCTGCCGGCTCTTATCATATCAATAACTGTTGCCGCCGAAGTCTTTTGATGATGATATGGATGAACCATCACCGATTCCCCCAAACCTAAATAATCGGGCATTACAACGAAATAACCTAAAGACGCCCCAATTAATCCCTCAGCGCCATTTAGCGGATTAACTGAAGCAACACTCGTTCTCTTTGTTTGTGTTCCATGCTGAATACTGGCAATCGACAAATTATTTTTACCTGTAGGTAAAAACAGCGCACCGGATGCTATAGTGATTTGCCCCTTAGTGTCAACTGTATTGTAAACAATCTTAAAAACATCAACATCATAAGTAAACATTACGGATCCGAATCCAGTAGGATCGTAACTACTAACAAGTTGTTTAATTAGTGAAGCACCGAAAGTTCCGAGATAAGAGGTACTTATAAGCGCTCCCTGCTCCTTCGAAACAGGTTCAACAGGATTATCCGATTTATCACATGAAATAATAATTACCGAAAACAATAACCCAATAATAAGATTTCTCATTTTCACTCGATTTTCCTTTCTTTAGATAACAGCATTCCCAATATTTTGGTTCGCTGTGTAAATCTACAATACATTATTCAACAAATTCTAAGCACTTTTTTTTGATAAGATAAAAATTTGTATTTTTAGCAAAAATTATTCCAGAGACTTATGTTTAAAAAGTTAGACTTAGTTGAAGTTGATAATATTGCGGTTAACACCGAAATATTTGAGACTAAATTTACATGCGATCTCGGCAAATGTAAAGGTGCGTGCTGTACAATGGAAAGTGAATTAGGGGCTCCTCTTAAAGAAGAAGAAGTAGATATAATCAATAAATATTTTGAAGCGATAAAGATATATCTCCCAAAAGAGCATTTAAAGGAAATTGAGAAAAATGGGTTTTGGATCAACAGACAGGGGGATTTGATGACCCGAAGCATTAACAATAGACAATGCGTATTTGTTTATTATGATGGAGATATCGCAAAGTGTGCAATTGAAAAAGCTTTTTTCGATGGTAAAATCGATTTTCAGAAACCCATCTCCTGTCACCTTTTCCCAATACGGGTTTCAAATTTCGGTGGCGAAGTTCTTCGTTTCGAAAAATATGAGGAGTGTCAGCCTGCAATCACGAAGGGGGAAAAGTGTAATACAACAGTTTTCGAATTTTGTAAAGATTCACTTAAAAGAGAATTCGGCAGTGATTGGTTCAATAAAACTAAAAAAGTAACTGGAAGTTAATTATGTTATCTCTTCATCAAAAATTGGCTTTACAGCAAAAACTTTCACCACAGCAAATTCAATATCAAAAATTGCTTCAGCTGAATACTCTTGCCCTTGAACAGAGAATTAAGACCGAATTAGAGCTTAATCCAATTCTTGAAGAAACTCTCGACGAAGAAATTGAACTGAATACAGAACAAGATTCTGACGACGACACACCCGAAACCACTGCTGATGAAGATGAAAAATATGACAGCAAGGAAGATGAGTTTGAAATTGAAGATTTTATGAATGATCAGGAATCTGAATATGAATTTGACCGTATCAACCGATCGAATGATGAAGAAAAATTACAACCTCTTGCTCCTCAGAGAAAATCTTTGCGGGAAAACTTGATTGATCAGCTCCATATGCTGAATTTGAGTGAAGAGGAAACCATACTCGGTGAAAATATTATTGGAGGACTCGATAAAGATGGATACTTTAAACAAGATCTTGCGAAAATTGTTGATGAGCTTAAGCTTTTTGAACATATAGAAATTTCTATAGATCATGCCGAGAAAATTCTTAAAAAAATTCAATTGCTTGAACCGGTTGGCATAGCAACTCGCGATTTGCAAGAGTGTTTATTAATTCAGATTAAGAATTCTTCGTACGATCCTTATTATTCTTATCTCGCCGAAAAAATATTAAGAGAATGCTGGGAAGATTTTGCTAATAAGAGATATGATTCTATTCAAAAGACATTAAACCTTTCCATTGAAACTCTTCGTACCACACTTGAATTAATTCAAAGATTAAACCCAAAACCGGGAGAAGGAAATATTGATTCGGAGGAGATGAATCAAATTACTCCCGATTTTGTTATTGAAAAAAATGAAGATAATTATATTGTTACTCTTAATGATAGAAGCGTTCCTTCGGTTACTATAAGTCGGACTTATCTTGAACTTCTCGATTCCAACAAGAGGAAGAGAAAAATATCGGAGAGAGAGAAGGAAACCCACAAATTTCTTCGTGAAAAATTTGAATCGGCAAAGTGGTTTATAGCTTCACTCCAGCAGAGAAGAAATACACTAATGAGAATAATGCAGTCTATTCTTGAAAAACAATTTGAATTTTTTGAGAGTGGCCCCCGCTTTTTAAAACCAATGATTTATAAGGATATTGCCGATGAAGTTTTGATGGACATTTCCACAATAAGTCGGGTGGTAAATGGTAAATTTGTGCAAAGTCCTCAAGGCATTCATGAGTTGAAATATTTTTTCAGTGAAGGACTATCGACCACTAGCGGAGATGAGATTTCGAATAAGCACATCAAAGAAATAATAAAAGAGATCTGCGATAACGAGTCAAAAGATAATCCCTACAGTGACGATAAAATAGCAAGTATACTTCAGGAAAAGGGAATAAATATTGCCAGAAGAACAGTTGCAAAATACCGCGAACAACTAATGATACCTGTAGCCCGCCTTAGAAAGGAATTATGATATTTGTTGATGTGTTGATAATAATTTTATTGTTCGTGTTGTTCTCTCTTCCCCATTCAGTGTTAGCGTCATTAAATTTTAAGAAAAAAATGCAAGAGAGAATTGGAACCAAAATTGCATTTTACCGGATCTTCTACAATTTGTTTGCGCTGGTTTCATTTTATCTCTTCTATATAATTTCTCCAAAACCGGCAGTTACTATTTATGATTTAGATTACCCGTTCGATATTGCGATGATTTTTTTTCAAGTGCTCTCGTTATTCGGATTATGGTGGTCACTAAGACCTATAGACTTAAAAGAGTTTTTAGGACTACAACAGGTGCTTCGTTATTTGCAAAATAATTATAGCTCCGATGAACTTGACGAAAAGCCAAAGTTACAATTTGAGTATGCATTCAAATATGTCAGGCATCCAATATATTTCTTTTCAATATTGTTTTTAGGATTTAGGCCCTCAATGGACCTCTTTTATTTTGTAATGTTTATTTTAATAGTAATATATTTTTATGTTGGTTCTATCTATGAAGAAAAGAAACTTGTAAACATATTTGGTGTTCAATACGTCGAATATCAACAAAAAGTACCAAGAATGTTCCCAATTAAATTATTTATGAGGTAAAAAGTTTATATGAAAATTAGATCAACTACAATTATAGGTGTATTAAAAGATGGCGAAGCTGCTCTCGGCGGCGATGGCCAGGTAACTCTAGGTAATACGGTAATGAAACACAATTCTGTAAAAATAAGAAAACTCCTAAATGGTAAAGTTATAACTGGTTTCGCTGGTTCAACCGCAGATGCATTTACTTTGCTACAGAGATTTGAAGAAAAACTGGAAGCTTACAGCGGAAATGTAAATCGAGCAGTAGTGGAATTGGCAAAAGATTGGCGTACCGATAAGTATTTGCGCAGACTTGAAGCAATGCTTGCGATATTATCTGCTGATAAAGCTTACATTGTATCTGGGACCGGTGATGTTATAGAACCGGAAGATGGAATTGTTGCTATTGGTAGCGGCGGAATGTATGCTTTAGCTTCAGCAAAAATGTTAAAAAAGTATACTGAATTAAGTGCTAAGGAAATTGTAATAGAGTCTCTCAAAAATGCTGCGGAAATTTGTATATATACTAATAATAATATTTCAGTTGAGGTAATATCTAAATGAGCATGTCTGATAATTTAAAAAATTTAACACCTTCACAAATTGTAGCTGAATTGGATCGTTTTATTATTGGTCAAAATGATGCCAAGCGCGCAGTAGCAATTGCATTGCGTAACAGATGGAGACGCCAGCAAGTAGTTGAGAGTATCAAAGAAGAAATAATGCCGAATAATATAATTCTTATTGGACCAACGGGAGTGGGTAAAACTGAGATCGCGCGTCGATTAGCTAAACTCTCGGGTGCTCCTTTTATAAAAGTTGAAGCTTCCAAATATACCGAAGTTGGTTATGTTGGCCGAGATGTTGAATCTATGGTTCGCGATTTAACCGAAATTGGTGTAAATATGGTAAGATCCGAACAGACAGAAGCTGTCCAAGAAAAAGCCGAGAGACTTGCAGAAGATAGAATTTTGGACCAGCTAATTCCTCCAATGAAAAAGAATAGTCGTTTAGGTGAGGAAGAAAATGAAAATTCCGAAGAATATCAGAATGAAAAAACTAGAGAATGGTTTAGAGAAAAGTTGAGATCGGGGGAACTTGACGACAGGTTAATTGAATTTGATGTTACTTCCCCAGCATTTGGAATGCAAGTATTGGGTCCCCAAGGTATGGATGATATGGCTTCAAATCTTCAGGATATTATGAGTTCTATGATCCCAAAGAAAAAGAAAAAAAGAAAATCAAAAATTAGTGAAGCAAAGAAAATTATTGCCCAAGAAGAAGCCGAAAAGTTAATTGATATGGATGCTGTTCAGCGTGATGCCGTTAAAAGAGTTCAAGAAACCGGAATTATTTTTATAGACGAAATTGATAAGATTGCCGGTGCTAAAAGTCAGCAGGGCCCCGATGTATCGCGTGAGGGTGTTCAACGTGATTTACTACCGATTGTGGAGGGTTCTACAGTCAATACAAAATATGGACCGGTAAAAACTGACCATGTATTATTTATTGCCTCCGGGGCTTTTCACGTTTCAAAACCATCCGATCTTATCCCCGAACTGCAGGGTAGATTCCCAATTAGAGTGGAACTAAAAAGTTTGACTGAGGAGGATTTTATTAAAATTCTTACAATTCCTCAAAATGCTCTATTGAAGCAATATTCAGCTCTGCTTGAAACTGAAGGAGTTAACATATTATTTAATGATGAAGCTATTTCCGAAATTGCGAAAACCGCGGCATTAGTAAATGATCAGGTTGAAAATATTGGGGCCAGAAGATTACATACTATTTTAACTACGCTGTTGGAAGATATTCTTTTTGAAGTCCCCGATAAAATGCCAAGTGAAGATGTTACCATTACCGGTGCAATGGTAAATGACAAGCTTGATAAGATTGTGAAAAACAGAGATTTAAGTAAATATATTCTGTAGTTGTTTTTAATTATGAAAATGCAGAGTCGATAAAACTTCTGTTAAGAATTTTACAAACTCTGCATTCGTTTTTTAATACTTAATCAAATATCTTTTCCAATCCTTGATATTTTGTATGCACTAGATCAACTGAGTCTTCAATTATTTTAACTTCGTCACCTTTAACAGCTTCATTAAATTTTTCTACCGCGGTATTTAGTTCAGCTACAGCTAATTCATATTTTTCTTTCCTTTGTTCAATTCTTTTTGAAAGTTTCGCCTTTTTCACCAATTCCATTTTTTCTTTCAGATCTACTGCCGATTGTTTCACCTTTGCCATATTTTTTTCTGGTGCGTAGTAATGATATAACATATACAAAACTTGATGAAACTCATCGATTTCCTTTAATAGGGGTCTGATAATCCTAACCATACTTTCAAAATCAGAATGAAGTTTTTCTGCGGCATTTAACAAACCGATTGAATCTTTTTCTGCGGTAGATTTTTTATACCAATTTACACTCTTCTCAAATTTCACCAAACCTGCATCCCATTTTTCTTTTTTGTCTCTTAAAATGCCAGGTAATTCAACCTTTTTAATTTTGTCGAAGCCCGTTTCAATATCTGGAAGAAGTAAGGCCAGCAATTTGATATCTTTATTGGGCCATCCGGTATGCCATACTTGGTAAATGATTTCATGAAAATCTGATAATTCTTTTACATCGCTCGAAACTTCATGATCTTTAGCATCTTGACTATAAATGCTAAGATTGAGTGCAAATAACATAAATAACATTGTGAATAATGATTTCATTAAAACCTCATATTTTGGTTGGTTTAAAATAATTAAAGCATGGCAGATTATAATTGCCATGCTTTAAAATGGTTCCTGCCTAATTATAAAATATGAAAGGCAACGGTTAAACCAGACATAACAATAGCAACCATGCTCATTAATTTAATTAGGATATTTAAGCTTGGACCTGAGGTGTCTTTAAAAGGATCGCCGACAGTATCACCAATAACAGCTGCTTTATGAGCAGTTGAACCTTTACCACCAAGATTTCCTTCTTCAATATATTTTTTAGCATTATCCCAGGCACCACCAGAGTTTGCCATGAATACAGCTAATACAAATCCTGCTCCAAGCCCCCCTACTAACAATCCCATAACTCCAGCAACACCAAAAACTATACCGGTAATTATTGGAACAGTAATCGCTAACAATGAAGGAACGAGCATTTCTGCTTGAGCACCTTTAGTTGAAATTTCAACGCAGCTAGCATAATCGGGAGTTGATTTACCTTCAAGTATACCAGGAATAGCTTTGAATTGACGTCTTACTTCATCAACCATTTTACCGGCTGCTCGGCCAACGGCATTCATTGTTAAACCGCAGAATACAAATGCCATCATTGAACCAATGAAAATACCAACGAGTACGTATGGATTCATAAGATTCACATTAAAATGAGTCATTATATCAATCAATTTTGCTTGCTGAGCTTGTATTACATTACCATGTACATCTAATAGCGTTAGTCCGGCATGATGCATAGCAATTTTAATTTCTTCAGCATAAGAAGCTAAAAGAGCCAATGCTGTTAATGCCGCTGAGCCAATAGCAAATCCTTTACCTGTTGCTGCAGTGGTATTTCCAAGTGAATCGAGGGCATCTGTTCTTTTTCTCACTTCTTTGCCGAGTCCAGCCATTTCAGCATTTCCACCTGCATTATCAGCAATAGGACCATAAGCATCTGTTGCAAGAGTGATTCCTAATGTTGAGAGCATACCAACTGCGGCTATACCAATACCATATAAGCCCATATTCATATTTGTAATTACATTTGCAAGATCAAAGCCTGTAGCAAATAAAAACGCAAGGATGATACCTACAACAACAGCGCCCACTGGAATAGCTGTAGAAATCATTCCAACGCCTAAACCAGAGATGATAACAGTTGCAGGACCGGTAGAAGAACTTTCGGCAATTTTTTGAGTTGGTTTGTAGGAATGAGAAGTATAATATTCTGTAGCTTTACCAATAACAATACCTGTAACTAATCCAGTTACAATCGATCCCCAAATTCCCCACGCATTTTCGAATCCTAACATCTTAACGATTACCAACGAAAAGATCACTATGAGCACTGAGCTGAAATTTATTCCCTTCGATAACGCGCCAAGTAAATCTTTTTGAGTAGCGTCTTCTTTAGTTCGAACAACATAAATTCCAACAATAGAAAGTATTATACCAATAGCCGCTATAAGCATTGGTGCAATTACAGCTCTTAATTGTAATGCTGGAGTATCTAAAAAAGCAGCAGCGCCAAGTGCGGCTGTTGCCAATATTGAACCACAATATGATTCATATAAATCAGCACCCATGCCGGCTACATCACCCACATTATCGCCAACGTTATCTGCAATCGTAGCTGGATTTCTTGGATCATCTTCAGGAATACCAGCTTCAACTTTACCAACCAAATCTGCTCCAACATCAGCGGCTTTAGTAAAAATACCACCGCCAACTCTTGCGAATAATGCTTGAGTAGATGCACCCATGCCGAATGTTAACATTGTTGTAGTAATAATCACAAGATTGTGAGCATCACTTGCGGCAGGATAAACAGCATTTAAAACCATAAACCAAATTGAAATATCTAATAATCCTAAACCCACCACAACTAACCCCATTACAGCACCACTTCTAAATGCAACTCTCAAACCCTTATTTAAGGATTCTCTTGCGGCATTAGCCGTACGTGCTGAAGCGTAAGTTGCCGTTTTCATGCCAAAAAAACCAGATAATCCGGAGAAAAATCCGCCGGTAATAAACGCAAATGGAACCCATCCATTTTGCAGATTAAATCCATAAGCCAGAATAGAAAAAATTGCAGTAATGATTATAAAGAATATCCCAACAACTTTGTACTGCTGTCTGAGATAAGCCATGGCTCCTTTGCGTACATAAGATGCGATTTCAGCCATTCTTGCTGTTCCTTCACTCTCTTTCATCATTTGCTTGAAGAAAAACCAGGCAAAAAATAACGCGATGAGAGAGGAAATTGGAACAACCCAAAATAAGTCAGTCATATTGTTACTCCTCCACGTTAATAAATTAGTGTAAAATTTATATCCCGAACTAATAGTTCAGAAATTCTTCTTGTGTAGAGAAATGATGCAGGTTGGTAACTTCGTGAGAAAACTGGAAAAGAATTGAAAAAAGTAGCTTTATTTTATAATAAAAATCTTGCCAAATTCTTTCTAATTCTGAAGTTGTACCGAACCGTTAAAACTTGGCGCTCAAAATACAAAATGGAGATGAAATTATCCTATTAATTTTAGTCATAATTTAATTG
Coding sequences:
- a CDS encoding sodium-translocating pyrophosphatase, which codes for MTDLFWVVPISSLIALFFAWFFFKQMMKESEGTARMAEIASYVRKGAMAYLRQQYKVVGIFFIIITAIFSILAYGFNLQNGWVPFAFITGGFFSGLSGFFGMKTATYASARTANAARESLNKGLRVAFRSGAVMGLVVVGLGLLDISIWFMVLNAVYPAASDAHNLVIITTTMLTFGMGASTQALFARVGGGIFTKAADVGADLVGKVEAGIPEDDPRNPATIADNVGDNVGDVAGMGADLYESYCGSILATAALGAAAFLDTPALQLRAVIAPMLIAAIGIILSIVGIYVVRTKEDATQKDLLGALSKGINFSSVLIVIFSLVIVKMLGFENAWGIWGSIVTGLVTGIVIGKATEYYTSHSYKPTQKIAESSSTGPATVIISGLGVGMISTAIPVGAVVVGIILAFLFATGFDLANVITNMNMGLYGIGIAAVGMLSTLGITLATDAYGPIADNAGGNAEMAGLGKEVRKRTDALDSLGNTTAATGKGFAIGSAALTALALLASYAEEIKIAMHHAGLTLLDVHGNVIQAQQAKLIDIMTHFNVNLMNPYVLVGIFIGSMMAFVFCGLTMNAVGRAAGKMVDEVRRQFKAIPGILEGKSTPDYASCVEISTKGAQAEMLVPSLLAITVPIITGIVFGVAGVMGLLVGGLGAGFVLAVFMANSGGAWDNAKKYIEEGNLGGKGSTAHKAAVIGDTVGDPFKDTSGPSLNILIKLMSMVAIVMSGLTVAFHIL